The genomic DNA GTGGGGCGGGTGAGCATGGACATGGTGACGGTGGACTTGACCCCGGTCATCGCGGCCGGCGTGGACGCCGGTTTCGGCAGCGAAGTCACGCTGTGGGGGCGCGCCCGCAGCGGCGCCGTGCTGCCCATCGACGAGGTGGCGCAGGCCGCTGGCACCGTGGGCTATGAGCTGATGTGCGCGCTGGCGCCGCGCGTGCCGGTGGCGGTGGACGGCGGGGCCTGACCTGGAAGCCGCTGCGGGGCACCACCATTGACCATTTCCCGCGCCCAGGCGCAAGTGAAGGTGCAAGTGCAGGTGCAAGTGCAGGTGCAGTCACTGCCCGCGTCGGTGAGGTTTCTGCGGGGCTGAATACTATGTTTTTGATAGCTGCTAGCGCTTTATTGATAAGCGCTATAGCCTGATTTCATCTAAATATAGCCGGCATCTTTGATGCTTGAAACAACCGTTCAGGCGGGGCTTGATCGAATGTTCGGGGATGCGCACTCAATCGCCTCGCTGGCAATCGACCGGATCGCCCTGCTCAGCGGGCAGGGCATCGAGGTTGCCGCGCACGCGCGCCAGCAAGGCCAGCAACTGGGTCTGCGTGGCCTCGTCGCAGCCGGCAAGCACCGATGCTGACAGTGCTTGCCGTGAAGCCTGCAGCGCCTGGTACAGGGTGGCGCCTTCAGCGCTGAGGGTGAGGCAGCGGCTGCGTTTGTCCTCGGCATGGGGCAGCCGCTCCAGCCAACCCCTGTCCTGCAGCAGGCCAAGCATGCGCGCGACCTGCGCTTTGTCCGCGCCGCTGTGGCGCACCAGCTCCTTTTGCGTGGCGCCGGGGTGGCGGCCAATGAAGGAGAGCGCACGCATCTCATTGAATGTCAGCCCGGGATGCACGTCCGCCATGGCGCGCACCATGTGCGCCCGGTAGGCGTGCATCAGCTCGTGCATGGCTTCCAAGACGTCGGGGCGGGTGCGCTGGGTCATAAAAGCAAGGTAATAGGTTGACAAAGTCAACTTTATGGTGAATGATTGGTTGATTAAATCAACATTTTAACGCATGAGCACACCTCTTTCCATCGCTGCGACTGCCGCACACCTGGCCATCGAACGCATTCGCCACCCGATCCAGGCACGCCATCTTCAGGTGGTGCGCCGCATCCAGGTCAGCCCCGGTTTTGTGCGGCTCACATTGGCGGGCCCGGAACTGGCCGGCTTTGCCAGTGCGGGCTTTGACGACCACCTCAAGCTCATCCTGCCGCAGGCCGGGCAGGAGCGCCCATCGTTGCCCATCGTGCAGGATGGCCGTCCCGTGTTCTCCGGGCCCCGCCCCGTGCTGCGCGACTACACCCCGGCGCGCTTTGACGCCGCCGCGGGTGAGCTGGACATCGAAGTCGCGCTGCACGAGGCCGGTCCGGCGTCGGACTGGGCGGCTGCGGCCTTTGTCGGCCAGTGGGTAGGCATTGCGGGGCCACGCGGCAGCCTGGTAATTCCTGCCGGTTTTGACTGGCACTGGCTCATCGGCGACGAGACCGCACTGCCCGCCATCTCCCGCCGCCTGGCCGAGCTGCCTGCACATACACGGGCCACCGTGCGCATCCAGGTGCAAAACCCTGCCGACCGGCGAGCGCTGCTCAGCGCGGCGCAGCTGGACCTGCAATGGGTGCCGGCCTTGCCTGCCGCCGTGGAAGAACTGGCGCTTCCTGCCGGCGCGGGCTACATCTGGGCTGCGGGTGAACATGCCGACATGGCCGCCGTGCGCCGCGCCGTGCTGGCCAAGCCGGGGGTGGATGCCAGGCGCATGCGCATCGCCGCCTACTGGAAGCGGGGCGTGGCCGATCACCATGAGGATCTGGCCACCGCAGCTGCATGAGGTGGGCCTGTGCCGGCAGTGGCAAGGCACACTGCCGCATGACCCCTGCGGGGTGCATATCGCACAGGACGTGACGGATGGCGCCAAGGCGCGCATACTGAAAATATGCATGCCAGCCTGTCGATCCTTGCGCCGCTGTCGGTGGTGTTGTCCTGCGCCTTGGGCGCGGGTGCGGTGCGGGCGCAAGGTGGCGAAACCGACAGCAACCGCGCCGCCAGCCTGCGCCAGGAGGCCATTGCCTACGAGCATGGCGAGGGCGTGGCGCGCGACCCGCTGCGCGCCGTGGCCCTGTATTGCGCCAGCGCGCGGCTTGGCGACATGCAGGCGCAATACAACTTGGGATGGATGTATGCCCATGGGCGCGGCGTGGCGCGCGACGATGTGGCGGCCGCCTACTTCTTCCGGGCCGCCGCCGAGCAGGGGCTGGGCGTGGCCGCGCGCATGTTGCAGGTGGTCGGCGGCGCCACCGACGAGGTGCCCGAGTGCCTGCGCCCCCCACCGCCGTCGCCGCCTGCGCAGCTTGTGGCAGCCCCGCCGGGGGTCAACTACCAGTTGACCGCGCCGCGCAAGATCGTGGAGCTGGTGCTCAAGATGGCGCCGCAATACCAGGTCGAGCCGCAGCTGGCACTGGCCATCATTGCCGCCGAATCGAACTTCAACACCCAGGCGCTGTCGCCCAAGAACGCGCAGGGCCTGATGCAGCTGATTCCCGAGACGAGCGAGCGCTTCAACGTCAAGAACCCGTATGACCCGGCGCAGAACATCCGTGGGGGCCTGACCTATCTGCGCTGGCTGCTGGCCTATTTCGAGGGCGACGTGGCGCTGGTGGCCGCCGCCTACAACGCGGGCGAGGGCAAGGTCGAGCGCTACCGCGGCGTGCCGCCCTACCTGGAGACACGCGCCTACGTGCAGCGCATCCTGAAGGCCGTTGGCGCCACCGCGCACCCGTTCGACCGCACCGTGGCCCCGCCATCGCCGGCGCTTGAACGCATTCGGCTGGCACTGCGGCGCAAGTAAGGTCCGTGCGGTGCACCCGCGGGCGCACATCGTCGGTGGCATGCATGGGGCTGACCCCACAACGCATATGGATACAGCCAAAAAATGGTTCCGGCGATGCCTGCCCTCGGTCACAGTAGCGTCTTGTTTTCTGAGAGGGGCAAACCCATGCAATTCAAACCCTTGCTGCTTGCCGCAGTGCTGGCTGTCACCTTGCCCCTGGCCACGCAGGCCAAGACGTTCCACTGGGCGCGTGCTGTCGATGTGTCGTCGTGG from Acidovorax sp. T1 includes the following:
- a CDS encoding MarR family winged helix-turn-helix transcriptional regulator; the encoded protein is MTQRTRPDVLEAMHELMHAYRAHMVRAMADVHPGLTFNEMRALSFIGRHPGATQKELVRHSGADKAQVARMLGLLQDRGWLERLPHAEDKRSRCLTLSAEGATLYQALQASRQALSASVLAGCDEATQTQLLALLARVRGNLDALPAEQGDPVDCQRGD
- a CDS encoding siderophore-interacting protein, coding for MSTPLSIAATAAHLAIERIRHPIQARHLQVVRRIQVSPGFVRLTLAGPELAGFASAGFDDHLKLILPQAGQERPSLPIVQDGRPVFSGPRPVLRDYTPARFDAAAGELDIEVALHEAGPASDWAAAAFVGQWVGIAGPRGSLVIPAGFDWHWLIGDETALPAISRRLAELPAHTRATVRIQVQNPADRRALLSAAQLDLQWVPALPAAVEELALPAGAGYIWAAGEHADMAAVRRAVLAKPGVDARRMRIAAYWKRGVADHHEDLATAAA
- a CDS encoding lytic transglycosylase domain-containing protein, with the translated sequence MHASLSILAPLSVVLSCALGAGAVRAQGGETDSNRAASLRQEAIAYEHGEGVARDPLRAVALYCASARLGDMQAQYNLGWMYAHGRGVARDDVAAAYFFRAAAEQGLGVAARMLQVVGGATDEVPECLRPPPPSPPAQLVAAPPGVNYQLTAPRKIVELVLKMAPQYQVEPQLALAIIAAESNFNTQALSPKNAQGLMQLIPETSERFNVKNPYDPAQNIRGGLTYLRWLLAYFEGDVALVAAAYNAGEGKVERYRGVPPYLETRAYVQRILKAVGATAHPFDRTVAPPSPALERIRLALRRK